DNA sequence from the Cyanobacteriota bacterium genome:
TCAATCTTGCGTTCAAGAATACTATTCGCAAGCCAAGACCACCTGTCTCTGGATGGAAAGTTAAACATGTTAAGGGCTGGAGTTTTCCTTCAGGACATTCTTTAGTATCTTTGGTTTTGTACTGGTCTATAGCCAAGCATTTTGCAGTTGCTAGCCCTTATGCTGAGCTACTTTATGCCTTGCCATTTGTTTTGGGCTTATCGCGTCTTTATCTGCGAGTGCATTTTGTAGAGGACGTAGTAGTAGGTTGGCTTATTGCTTTTAGTTATTTGTATTTTTGTGAAGATCTAGTGCTTAGATTTAATGCTCCGTTTTATGAGGTTTTTTATAAGATTTGCCATCTTTGGGCCTAGTTTTATTGATAAATTATCAAAATTACACGTAATTTCTGGATTTCAACTGAAGTATGAAATACGCATTTGTTACAATTAGTCCCTAATGTCCGAGATATTCCAAAAACGCAAAACTATAGAACAAGTCGAAGAAGCAAATGAGCTTGCGCCTAAGTTTGATGAGCATGGTTTGATCTCAGTTGTTACTACTGATTATCAAACGGGTGAGCTATTGATGCAGGGCTATATGAACGCTGAAGCGCTCAAGCAAACTATAGAAAAAGGACAAGCGGTTTATTACTCCCGCTCGCGCAAAGTGCTTTGGCACAAAGGAGCAACTAGTGGTCTTTATCAAGACATCAAAGAGATGCGCATCGATGACGATCAGGATTGTGTTTGGTTACGAGTTACTGTCACTGGTTCTGGTGCTAGTTGTCATGTGGGTTATCGTTCTTGTTTTTACCGGACTGTGCCCAATGGCAAGGACTATGATCCTAGTAAGCCAATAGAGCTTACGTATGTCGAGAGTGAGAAGACTTTTGATCCACAGGAGGTCTATGGTGATGTCCCCAATCCTACACAATTGTAGACCTGTTTGACTATGAATAAAATTATCGACAATGACATGAATAAAAAACCTGACGCAGCAAGTGAGCTGCGCTCACCAATTGCAACCACACTTGATCGAGTGGGCATGTCTCAAGTAGAGTTGCCTGTCTTGATTCATGATCATAAGGGCAACTTGGCTACGATTCCAGCGAGAGCAGAGCTTTATGTCAGCCTTGATGACCCGCACGCCAAGGGCATTCATATGTCTAGGCTTTATTTGAAAGCCAAAGAGTTTTTTGCTGCTTACCCATTGAGCTTCCCTAGTCTTGCTAGTTTGACTGAAGCGATGCTTGAGACTCATAAGAACTTGAGTTTCTCTGCTCATGTAGCAGTGAGTTTTGAATATATTCAAGCCAAAAAAGCCCTGGTGAGTGATGAGACTGGTTATAGATTTTATCCTGTGACTTTGTCTATGACTAGAGGTCCAGGAACCAAGCTGGTTTATGAAATGCAACTTGAAATAATTTATTCAAGCACTTGTCCTTGTTCTGCGGCTCTTGCGAGGCAAGTTGTTAAAGAAGAGTTTTTGAAAAAGTTTGATCAGGATCAATTGAGTCGTGATGAAGTCGCTGACTGGATTGCCTCAGAAAAGTCACAAGCTGCCGTGCCGCATGCACAAAGAAGCAAAGTCAATCTCAATCTCAAGTTCAATGAAGTAAGTGCCAAGCTTGATTTGAATTATTGGATTAATCTAATTGAAACAACACTTGCTACCCCAGTGCAAGCTGCTGTCAAACGCGAAGATGAACAAGAATTTGCCAGGCTCAATGGCACTAATATGATGTTTAGTGAAGATGCTGCTCGCAGGCTCAAAGCCTGTCTGGATAAGCAAGCTAGAGTAGCTGATTATCAAATCAAAGTTGAACATCTTGAGAGTTTGCATGCGCATAACGCTGTTGTGATTACTAGTAAGGGAGTTAAATAATGGCTTGTAAAGATGGAGCTTGCTCAATTCATCATGGTCCGAAAACTCAAGCGCGTCCTGTAACTAAAAGTCATGCACCAAAACATCGTTCTAGTCATAGCGGTGTAAGTAGGTCAAGAGTTTCGTCAAGC
Encoded proteins:
- the folE2 gene encoding GTP cyclohydrolase FolE2 produces the protein MNKIIDNDMNKKPDAASELRSPIATTLDRVGMSQVELPVLIHDHKGNLATIPARAELYVSLDDPHAKGIHMSRLYLKAKEFFAAYPLSFPSLASLTEAMLETHKNLSFSAHVAVSFEYIQAKKALVSDETGYRFYPVTLSMTRGPGTKLVYEMQLEIIYSSTCPCSAALARQVVKEEFLKKFDQDQLSRDEVADWIASEKSQAAVPHAQRSKVNLNLKFNEVSAKLDLNYWINLIETTLATPVQAAVKREDEQEFARLNGTNMMFSEDAARRLKACLDKQARVADYQIKVEHLESLHAHNAVVITSKGVK
- a CDS encoding phosphatase PAP2 family protein: MQDKILRLILRTLTYAGNIFPQFCICCLLLYLDFKQGYQVGSIWFWGYAVNLAFKNTIRKPRPPVSGWKVKHVKGWSFPSGHSLVSLVLYWSIAKHFAVASPYAELLYALPFVLGLSRLYLRVHFVEDVVVGWLIAFSYLYFCEDLVLRFNAPFYEVFYKICHLWA
- the hisI gene encoding phosphoribosyl-AMP cyclohydrolase, with amino-acid sequence MSEIFQKRKTIEQVEEANELAPKFDEHGLISVVTTDYQTGELLMQGYMNAEALKQTIEKGQAVYYSRSRKVLWHKGATSGLYQDIKEMRIDDDQDCVWLRVTVTGSGASCHVGYRSCFYRTVPNGKDYDPSKPIELTYVESEKTFDPQEVYGDVPNPTQL